In a single window of the Acyrthosiphon pisum isolate AL4f chromosome X, pea_aphid_22Mar2018_4r6ur, whole genome shotgun sequence genome:
- the LOC103310077 gene encoding relaxin receptor 2-like, which produces MPATRSAIISTFIISCLFSLALITLYLNYGSSDCHEGSFLCIQSDVCIANKYKCNNFSDCLHGEDENYLICTDFSGSLQHYHKVIFTEDPEPDPKPETVPELEPKRNDSDIEDIELPCALNNYPARCDCLIGTWLRCNSVGLTKVPRNISSNLKRIAMRSNNIVLSNDSFDEYNLLVMIHLEDNKLTVIPPFVFKHQNKLRYLFLLRNELNVLEKDALYGLDNIRTLFLDNNHLVLLNLNSWKHMVKVKWIYLSNNLLTFKNECFPHLMDLEMLHLQWNRIETINEFMFADLPNLSVLNLSNNVITVVHKNAFQNLLNLSDLNIADNRITTITQEMLHPLKILDKLVLRNNPITRINNVIFTEMKSLSSLDMNGINKENIEMSLFDNLTTLEFLYLKEFHYCVLYAPHVDFCLPNTDGLSSSLNLLPNSTFRWFLWMVTVLTLIFNALVLYGRMFSTFRDENKAINFVIRNLAVADLFMVIYLTVIGYHDQIYRNEYYLYAHKWESSILCTIVGIMAVISSEVSMLMLVFLSLERFLLIAVPFSGYQVLKLKTAVYCMISIWVVGISISIAPLILWKHSSKFYGSNGLCYPLYIEDPFVGGWQYSAFMFLRITSNNLLLMSVLYALMFISVKKTRRAAHISAGDFDFAVRFFFIVLANILCWLPIIILKFAALRKYHVSSKMYVWLIIFVVPINALANPLLYTFTTPKFITAVTSKNIFKMTHRNSSSVVEMSQSSHPISLYGRKYVKKNRKEALEEKRNENNTTQENSLETTNGE; this is translated from the exons ATGCCAGCAACTCGATCGGCCATTATAAGTACTTTCATTATCTCCTGTCTCTTTTCACTGGCCCTTATTACTTTGTACTTAAATTATG GCTCTAGTGATTGTCACGAAGGTTCATTTTTGTGCATCCAGTCGGACGTTTGTattgcaaataaatataaatgcaataatttttCTGATTGTCTACACGGAGAAGACGAAAATTATCTCATATGCA CCGACTTCTCTGGAAGTCTGCAACATTATCACAAAGTCATATTCACTGAAGACCCTGAACCAGATCCAAAACCAGAAACGGTACCAGAACTGGAACCAAAACGTAATGATTCAGATATTGAAGATATTGAGTTGCCGTGTG CTTTAAACAATTATCCCGCCAGGTGTGATTGTTTGATTGGAACATGGTTACGATGTAATAGTGTTGGACTGACAAAAGTGCCAAGAAATATTTCTTCTAATCTAAAAAGAAT aGCAATGAGGAGCAACAATATAGTTCTTTCTAACGATTCATTTGATGAGTATAATTTGTTGGTAATGAT ccaCTTAGAAGATAATAAATTGACTGTAATACCCCCGTTTGTctttaaacatcaaaataaattaagatatct ttttttattaCGTAATGAATTGAATGTTTTGGAAAAAGACGCCCTTTACGGATTGGACAATATTAGAACACTATTTTTGGATAATAATCACTTGgtgcttttaaatttaaactcttGGAAACATATGGTCAAAGTAAAATGGAT atatctatcaaataatttattgacttttaAAAACGAGTGTTTTCCACACTTAATGGATCTTGAAATGTT ACATTTACAATGGAATCGTATTGAAACAATAAATGAGTTCATGTTTGCAGACTTACCAAATCTATCGGTTTT GAATTTAAGTAACAATGTAATCACAGTGGTTCATAAAAACGCATTTCAAAACTTATTGAATCTTTCGGATTT AAATATAGCTGACAATCGCATTACAACAATCACCCAGGAAATGCTacatccattaaaaatattagataaatt agttttaaGAAATAATCCAATTACAAggataaataatgttattttcacaGAAATGAAAAGTCTCTCTTCGTT agaTATGAATGgcataaataaagaaaatattgaaatgtcaTTATTTGATAACTTGACTACGCTGGAATTTCT TTACTTGAAAGAATTCCATTATTGTGTTTTGTACGCCCCACATGTTGACTTTTGTTTACCAAATACGGATG gGTTATCATCAAGTTTAAATCTCTTACCAAATTCAACTTTTCGATGGTTTCTATGGATGGTGACAGTCCTAACATTGATTTTTAACGCATTGGTGTTATACGGTCGGATGTTTAGTACTTTTAGAGATGAAAATAAAGCAATAAACTTTGTCATACGGAATTTAGCTG TTGCAGATTTGTTCATGGTAATATACTTAACGGTTATTGGTTATCATGATCAAATATACCGgaatgaatattatttgtatgcacACAAGTGGGAGTCATCTATTTTGTGTACTATAGTTGGAATTATGGCTGTGATATCGTCAGaa gtaTCTATGCTCATGCTGGTGTTTCTCAGTTTGGAAAGATTCTTACTCATAGCTGTACCATTTTCTGGATATCAAGTACTGAAATTGAAAACAGCTGTTTACTGTATGATATCAATTTGGGTGGTTGGGATAAGTATATCAATAGCGCCAT tgATTTTATGGAAGCACTCATCAAAATTTTACGGTTCTAATGGTTTGTGCTATCCTTTATATATTGAAGATCCATTTGTTGGTGGGTGGCAATATTCGGCATTCATGTTTTTAAGGATTACATCCAAtaa TTTATTGCTTATGTCCGTTTTGTATGCATTAATGTTTATAAGTGTCAAAAAAACAAGACGAGCTGCCCACATATCTGCTGGTGATTTCGATTTTGCAGTTCGTTTCTTTTTCATTGTTTTGGCGAATATTTTGTGTTGGTTACCcatcataattttgaaatttgcgGCATTAAGAAAATATCATGTTTCAA GTAAGATGTACGtatggttaataatatttgttgtgcCAATCAATGCATTAGCAAATCCATTGTTATATACTTTCACAACTCCCAAGTTTATAACTGCAGTGACTTCAAAAAATATCTTCAAGATGACACACCGCAACTCAAGCAGTG tTGTAGAAATGTCACAATCGTCACACCCGATATCCTTGTACGGTAGAAAATACGTCAAGAAGAATAGAAAGGAGGCACTTGAAGAAAAacgaaatgaaaataatactacTCAAGAAAATAGTTTAGAAACAACAAATGGTGAATAA
- the LOC100167914 gene encoding protein transport protein Sec24D-like produces the protein MLYKSCSGQRRLRILNLSLRSSGQMGELYCSCDLDTIMNFFGKQVTYKILESSGR, from the exons ATGTTATACAAGTCATGTAGTGGACAGAGACGTTTGCGTATATTAAATCTATCATTACGTTCTAGTGGACAAATGGgtgaattatattgtagttgTGACTTAGATACAATAATGAATTTCTTTGGAAAACAAG ttacgtataaaatattggaaAGTTCTGGACGATAA